AGACTGAAAGCTAACTGAATTACTAACCAATATGGTCATTAAAGTTAAAATTTAGACAAAACAGCCACCCAGATGAGACTGATGGTGCAAATGTTTGACAGAAAATGTGGTTTATCCCAGGTGAACATTTGTGAGAACTGGGAAAGCACCCAAAGAAGGAAACTGCTCTCTAACCAAAAACCTTAAAACCTTAAAATAATGATTTGATCTCTGGTTGTATTTGTAAGTCTGCTCACTCAGCGCTCCCCAACGTTtattgcgccacggaccggtttatgtgcGACAATATTTTCCCGGATCGCCTTTAAAGTGTTGCGGATaactacaacaaaataaaaccagtacaggtaccacaaaaaagaagatttattcataacacggGAAAAGAtgcagggaaacagagttaacgataaaaacgcttaaaaaaatagcaacaaaaaccaataaaaaccataaatttcacactcgagcctcaactctcgtggttcagtaccaaatgactcacggaccgggGGTTGGGGAACCGCTGCGCTCACTTACAAAAACATGAATAGTCTCtcatttttatggtagtttcattttaatggagacaGATAGACTGTCATAAATTATAataatgtataatataatattataaattgatttgcatgtcattgaatcaaataagtatttgattccCTACAACTCAACCAGAATTCTGGTTGCCTGACGGGCTAGCCTGCCTAAATCCTGCCTGACGGGGTGAAGATAAGCATGAAAAAGGTGGCTGTTCTGCCCCAAACTACATCGGCGGAGCTTGTTAATGATATGAAGGCAGTTGGATCACAGTCACTATGAGCACCATTGGTAACACACTATGCTGTAATGGACTAATTTTTAGAGACCAACAAGGTCCCCCTGCTCAAAAAGGCACATGTACAGTCACATCTTAAGTTTGCCAGTTAACTTCAAATTAGTCAGAGAAGTCCTTTGGACAAATCAACCTCTTGGCACCAACTCAACATGCCATGTTTGGAGAAAGAGAAATGCTGAGTATGACCCAaggaacaccatccccacagtcaAGCATAGAGGTGGGCACATTATGCTTTAGGGCTCTTTTTCTGCTAAGGCTACAGGATGACTTCACTGCACTGAGGGACCAATGGATTTGGCCATGTACCATAAAATCTTGGAGGAGAACCTTCCCTTAGCCAAAACACTGAACATAGGTTTTGGGTGGATTTTCCACCATGAAAGTGACTCAAAACCTACCGCAACAAAGGAGTGGAAAAAGAACAAGCACATTGAGGTAATGGAaaggcctagccagtctccagactttAACTTCTTATAGAAAACctgtggagggagctgaagCTTCATGTCACCAAGCAGCAGCCAAGAAATCTAAAGGTTCTGCAAAGAGGTCTGGGTGAATGTCCCCTCTAAAATGTGGTGACCAAAGCTAGTGACCATTTACAAGAAACATCTTACCGCTGAGCTCACCAACAAGGATTTCTCTATCAAGTACTAAGTCATGTTTTGCTTTGATATCAAAGACTTGTTTAATTtaatgacataaaaataaatgaataacttttatgtaatgtgttttgtgatattttgtctctctccattaaaatgaaactaccataaaaattggacactgttcatttctttttatgtgagcAAACTCTGCAATCAgataattatttcccccactgtatTACTGTGAGTCAGCTGCCTTCACAatataatgtgtttatattgAAATCTCTGTTCTGAATGTATTAAATTTTGTACTGACAAATACCACCCATGTCATTTTAAAAGACCAAAGCTAATGctaatgaaagaaaaatctACTCTCAGCTGCTCCCATGTTTACCAGGAGTCACCACAAAGGTTGGCTCAACATGTTTGCCTTGGCAGAGCTGCCCATCCAGACACCATAAATCCTGACACCACCCCAAATCTCTTTGGGGTGGTGTCAGGACAGGACTTTTTGCAAGTTAGCCAAACAGGTATCTACACTGTGGAGACATGCTAAGACTAGCGAAAATCAAGCTAAagctaaacatttttaaaacaataaaactaaactgaaacaatttttattttgttctgcaaactaactgaaactaaactcaGAAGAATAAAAGTCAGTTTATCTCTCATTATTAAAATCAAAAGTTTCCAATATTCACACTTTATCTAGAAATACTGAGTCTGGGTCTAATGTGTCACCAGAAGTATCAAAGCTAACTTATCTGCTGAATATGATCACATTGCTTTGGAAATCTGAACTTTGCCAAGTTCTCTTTGTGAGGTTTGTTTACTGTTGCAAAAAGGTCAAACAAAACTGCAGAGCATGCATGTTGTTTGACCCAGAGGGACGGTAAGCCTAGAGTATTTACACAGACTAGTTTTCCAtctcagaacactgtgtaataaaaaataacttgTACATCAACATGAGAGATTACATGGAGCCAGAACAGGGCAGTACGGAGCCTTTCACTCAGGGAGGTCAGCCTGATACAGACAAACTGCAGAGTCTAAAGGTGGGGGTGTTGTGCATCGCAAATAGTTTGTTTCTGCTGACCCCAGCTGGCCAAAAGAAATCAGTTGATTCTAATGTTCACATTCTCACTCAGTTTTCCTCCTCATTACAGTTCCTCCTGACTCATTAcatcctctcctctcttctcaCGTCTCCCTCTTCCTGTCGCCgtctctctctccttccctcCCTCTGTGCAGTTCTGGCAGTATGGTGAGTGGGTGGAGGTGGTTGTGGATGACAGGCTGCCAGTACGCGAAGGCCGTCTGCTCTTCAGCTACTCTCGCACCCGCAATGAGTTTTGGAGCGCCCTGGTGGAAAAGGCCTATGCCAAGTCAGTTTCCACAACCAGCATATGTTTCTGGGTTGTAATGTCTGAGATCACCCACTCcgtttctgtctgtgttatgtCGCTAACAGAGATAGCCACTTTTCTCACCTCCCATATGTAGGTTAATCGGATCTTACGGGAGCCTGAAGGGAGGCAACATTTCAGAGGGGATGGAGGACTTCACTGGAGGCATCGCCCGCTCGCTGGAGATCTCTTCTCGTACCCCTCGAGTCCTCTGGAGGTCCTTGGCTGCTGCTCTGTCCCGAGGGAGCCTGCTCAGCTGCTTCATCCAGGTACACGCAGCACCAAACTCCAGATGTTGACACTCACGCACGTGGATGTTAACCTGTGTTTGTCTTCACAGGCCAAGAGCGCCTCAGATATCGGCAAGGTGACAGGAGAGGGGCTGATAAAGGGCCATGCTTACGCCATAACTGACGCTGACAAGGTATCACGAAGATGAGTTTCATTAGTGAGCACAATTTTCACGCTATCTCACATTATATCATTTTATTCTAAGCTGATGACATTTATTGTGACAATAAATGTAATCTCATTTATATTTCATGTCTCCTTATTGTAATTTGACTGGATTTCATCCTATCTTGGAATGTAATTGACTCATAATCCGCTCTACTTTGATGGAATGTCGTCTAATCTTGcgtcaaattaaaaaaagatcaagATGAACGAGAGCACTCAGAGAGCGCAACTACCTCCAAGGGCTAAACAAAAACTTTaatgttttatgatgtttttattacaacatGCTGATGCTGGCGTCACTGTGACGTCGCAGGGCGTCGTATTGAAAACATAAAAAGGTTGTTGTACAGCTCTCTCCATGTCCTTTCATACGATATGTTACTCGATATGGTTTCTTGAAATTtttttcaaggtcaactttgaTCTTGGGTGCTAACAGTGAAGGTCGAACTCAAATGCTTAGCCAACCTTGGTATTCATGTCCCTCAAGGCCTAGAATATTGCGAAGTTTGAAGACGATCCTCCAAAATTGTGGGTAATATAAcgtttttactgattttcaccTAAATTAAATAACTCAAGCTGTTATTGGTATCtaccatcacacaaaatttaaaaacgatatcttgaaaactgtggATGCTAGACTGCTAAcaggcagacagacaaacaaatggAACTGATTACAGAACAATCAACTTTATTGTAATTTAATGTCTGTCAGTCTACTATGATCTGTTCTTGTAAACAGACTAGTGCTTAACAGCACTTTCATAGTCTGATCATTTTTTCATggaattatatattttaagacTTTTTCTCGAATCTTGATATAAATAACAACATAGTGAAAAATTatcctttcaaaataagacttcatgtgtgttttataagcttcttttttgttgttgtttaaatttTAGTTGACGAAACCATCAGATGAGATTTTGCTGCTGAGGCTGAGAAACCCCTGGGGTTTTATCGAATATTGCGGACCCTGGAGTGACAAGTGAGTGTGCATGTTACACAAAGAGAGCACGCCCACTCGCAGTTTACAGAACATCCACGGATGTTGAGTTTGTCTCTGCGTGTGCGTGACTGCAGGGGGAAAGAGTGGGAGAACGTGGACCCGGCAGAGAAGGAAAGGATCGAGGTGAAATGCGTTGAAGACGGAGAGTTCTGGTAAGAAGAAGAAACATAAAACTTAAACCAGTGAATAAATCTCTTGCGGCTTTAAGAGCTCTGATGCGAGTAGCTGTCTCTGTTAGGATCAGTGCCGAGGACTTCTCCAACCTCTTTGATGTCGTGGAGCTCTGCAGCGTCAATCCAGACTCTTATGATGAAGAAAGCACACCTGCCAGCTGGGCCATCACCGAACACGAAGGCTGCTGGCTGCCGGGGAGTTCTGCTGGTGGTAGCCGCAAATATAACAGTACGGTTCAAATCTGGATCACTGTTCATTCAAGCTTTACTGGGATCCTTTCTGTTGCCAGATGTTGCTGtctctgcttttttcccctcagaaaCATTCTGCAAAAATCCCCAGTATACGCTGGTCCTCAAAGAGAAGGACGAGAATGAGGATGAGGACGATGACGACGACGTGGGGGACGATGGCGAGGATGACGATGACGAAATGGAAGATCAGACTGTGACCCCAGATTTGAAGAAGAGACCCgagaagcagaagcagaagcagaaaGTCAAACGTTGCACGGTGTTGGTGGAGCTGCTGCAGAAAAACCGAAGGCAGAGGGATAAACTCAACTTCCTCTACATCGCCTTTCACGTCTATAAGGTGCCATATTTATCCAGCTTTAACGTTTCAGCATCTTAACTCTTTTTCTTGACACACTCATGTGActcattctttgttttttccaggTTCCTTCTGAGGTAAATATCTACCAATTATcaattatttatataaaatcaaattaaCATGAGAACTATTTTCATTTCTGAgtaactgtttatttttttccatataACTGCAGAACACTTGTCTGGACCGCAGCTTCTTTATGAAGAATCGCCCAGCGGGTCGTTCTGGGAAGTACAAAGCTCAAAGGTATAAGATGAAACATTTGAAGAGACTGCATGTTGCTCTTTAAAACACAAAGAGAGCTACGTATTCACACGATGATCCCAACAGCTGCACATCCTGATGCTGTGGTGAATGTGTGAGACACTTTTAGTCGTAATTTTGAGTAATACCTGAGCTAACTCTGAAGTAATTTTTTATGTAAGAGAATTTTGTCATCTTTTGCTGACTGAGAAACTTTGAACagaaaagagatttaaaaaaaacaaaccagaaaatcAATCAGCCAGAGCGGCTATATTACACCTTTTTCTCATGGTGCCATTAAAATTTGAGTCTTATAGTACAGTCTGTATCATATACGTTGCTCAAAGGAACACTTGATTATCACAGTTAGTTACTGGTCTGTCCAGGAAACAGAACCCATTCCCTTTCACCTGCTTTGGAGCAAGTGAAAATGACAGCAGATGCACTGGAGAGGCAACAGGACAACATTCAAAATGACTTTGAAGGTGATAACCACTGCTCTCTCTTCATCCCTCCTGAGTGattttctccaggtttgctTTTTGCTAGTGTCTTTGTCACGACTGGTAGCATGATACAGTACCTGCAGCGCATTCAGCTTGCACAGATACTCAATGATGGCACATCAAGAGTGTGGAGGAATACCAAAAGATGAGGAGAGACAGACATGTCCTCAGAAGGGCATCAACCAGCCCCGCAACTGGTATCTGCTTGATGGTGCAATGAGGAACAGTAGCACTACCAGAGTGCCTGTGCTCCAGACCAATTCACCAAAGAGGACCAAAACTGACAGGCCTCCCACCGGTGCCATGCCCTCTTCACATTGTGATATTTGTCATGGCACCTCCAGATTCGTGTCTCATACCTGGGCCAGTTGATCTGGACCGTCCTGGTCCTGACCCAGTCTGATCCAGTCCTCCCCGCTAATTCTTCACTCTACTACTAGGAGTAACCCTTGACACTCTTTTCTGTGgcttctgtcatatttcaggcctgCTTATAGAACATAGTGACTGAGTGTGGTTGTCTCTGCCAGGTAGTTACATTTGGAAAAGCCTGAAAACTGTTGTGGTCAAACCAcatctttatttattatatactgAGGTGTTAAAACTTGTCATTAAGGCTACAAAGGAGGTTGTCAAATGCCACCTTTATGGGGGAAAGAGTTAAAGGAGGTCCGACCCTGATACTGCTCttatgaagtctgtttctgacagtttggtcaggatgtgGGCATCCTGCTGGGGATAATTTTGTTGAGCTTCTGGTTGTCTTCACAAAAAGGAGTATATACTGGTACTGCTGCTGCCTTGATGTCGTTCTATGGTTCTTTCCAGCTCTCCTCATCTCTGAAATCTCCTCCATACTTGTGTGAGTGTGCTGGTAGAAACAGTAAATATGGATGTGCCATTCTGGAGAAGCTATGCGAAGCAGCTGCAGGTACAGTGACAGGAACGGGAGATGGTCTTGTTGTTGCCTCTCCAACAGACGCTGTGTGATTTCCAAAGCAGGTGAAATACATTCACAATGGTTTATGCTTCCCAAAATGGACCAACAGGGAAGTTTATCTGACTTCATCTTTTACTGTGATGATGGAGTGGTCGATCATCACCTTAATGTTTTTTAACAGGATATGTGTGACATGTTTTGTGCATAGAATCTTTTAGCTCATTTGTTAGAATCAGTAGACATGCTGTTTGTCCTGCAGAGGTGTGTGGAGAAAGATGCGTCTGGATCCAGGTACTTACGTCATTGTGGTATCCACCTACCGACCCAACATCCCTGGAGAGTTCTTCGTCCGCACTTTCTCCAAGATCGGAAACACTCTCGAGTAAGATGAAGGAAATTTAGCTTTCATTCCCCAAAAGATTCCAAAGCAAGGATAAAGAAAAACTTTCTGCATAGTCTGAtgtcaggaaacagaaaaaaaaaactacttctGATAGCATGTGTGAATTATTACCGCTGTGTGTGCGTCTCCCTGCGTCTGCACTCGTCATAGATATTCTGTCAAATTATAAACTCACTTCCCGAGGGCTCAGCTGCACGCCTGAATCACCTGCCGCAACACTCACACTGAACAGCACAGTCATAGTCACCCACACTCCCCTGTACCTATCAGAGGCTGAATTATATGTTATACTGatgttaaatataaaacactGCAAGCAGCTTATAAAACAAGCTGGCACCATACCAATACCCTGTGAAAAAAAAGCTATTTTAGCCTGATGTAAATTAAACTGTGAAGTACTTGTAGTAATGCGCTGTTTTCTTGTACACCGCCTGATGTTAGAGGTTTTGGAGAAACATTTTATCCCATAACAAAAGACCAgctcaaaaaaataaagtacTATGGCTGGTCATAGATTAGAGGCCTTGTGCAACCACACTGacgcattcaggtgtgtgtttatGCAATTAAATCTGCACACGCTCAGTTAAAAAAACTGATGAAGTCTCCTGCAGGAGTATTGACAGTAGAGACCCCGAAGTCCAGGAATACCTATATTTTTATCAGGTTACATAAGATAATAACAGGCGTGCAGGCGCTTTGCAGTCATTATCCATTGTGAGTCATTTTTTGGCTTTCAACCAAGGAGAAATTAGACTGCAGGACCTCTAATTGTTATAGTATTGCTAGTGCTACTTAAGTAGCCTAAAGTATCTTAGTGTTTTACTGCAGTTATTTTTGTGCAAATGAGTCAGCCAGATTTTTTACAAGTACAACAATCTGACATGGCCTCTGTGTGCCAGGACTCAAGACTTTGCCTGCACCTCCAGCTTCTCACAAGTGAGTTCACAGACGTCTTCAGTACACATTACAGTACTAGATGCTAACAGGTGCTAAAAGCTGTAGtatgtttatatttgttttgtttttctatcagGTGATGAGCGCTCCTGTCTCCTCAGAGGATCAAGACAGAGTGGAGATGACTTTTGACAAGCAGGCTGGCCTAGTAAGAATCATGGCACTCAAACACTTCAGGCTCACAAAGTAAAGAAAGCTTTGAAGCTTTTTGTTAAACTGTTTCTCAACTGTGTCTTGCATGCAGGATGACAGGCTGAACGTCAAAGACATCATGAAGCTGTTTAACTCAGGTCAGAGCATCCACTGCTTTGCCAGAAGTCAGTTTTAGTAGCGTCTGtatttatgtgtaatatctaCAGTGGCCACCAGATGGGAGCAAAGCAGCTCCTTCATAGGTTTGAACAGTGCAGCCACAGAGGTCGCCAGTCTAGACAGAGGCTCATACACAGTCAGATGAAGTAAATTGAACTCAGTTGAGTAATGAAAAGTGACGACACTTGTCCTCACCTTCACCTTTCCTCTGCTAAATCCAATTTAaacccttgttttctctctctgcatcAATCTGTGCCTTTCTTCCCTAATCACAGTTCTTGAGAAAGATTACCATCTGCCTTTGGAGACGTGCAGAGAGCTCATCTTTGGAGAGGATGTATCCTTTTGTCCTCAGTTTATTCTTTAACATCACTCGCATACCAGTCTTTTTGCTTGCGGTGCACTGCGATCCTTGCTGACACTGTCTGCACTGTAGGCACGTCCTCGTGTTCTTCACGTTACAGCTGCAGCTGTTAGAAACCAGACTGACCTTTGCTGGTTTCACGCTTCCTCGGGGCAGACGCTTGCTGACTTCTGCAGCTGAGTCATTGTTTCACCCTGCTGTTCACTATCACGCTCCTTCCTTATAACTTATCTCTCTGTCTTCTGTCCTGTTGAGATGTCCTTAAACTCTGCTGGCAGACTAAAGGGCGCTGCGCTCTCAGCCGTGAGCAAGCAGGAACCCTGCTGGCCAGTGTGCGCAATCTGCAGGTACAGCTCAGTCTGtgcgcacatgtgtgtgtgtgtgtgtgtgtgtgtgtgtgtgtgtgtgtgtgtgtggatgagagTCATGTCAGTGTTACTGATGCTGCTCTCTTTTTCAGTCCatcttttctcagtttgatGAGGATTCTTCTGGAAGCATGAGCCGCTTTGAACTCAGCTCAGCACTGCAGGCTGTtggtatgcacacacacacacacacacacacacacacacacacacacacacacacacacacacacacacacacacacacacacacacacacacaatctaaTTGACATAAGGCTTTCCCTAGTTGTTTACTCTAACCCTAGCCCCTagccatcaaaaatgaatgtctAACCCTTAgactaaacctaaccataacctaattgtaaccctgacactaaaactgcattttgagcctcaaaaatgccttcaaacttgtgaggacgggcattttgtccccataagtgACTGTTGGTCACCACAAGTATAGTGACATGCCAATTTTCTGTCCTCAAAAAGATgtctaaacatgtacacacacacacacacacagtttgggTTTACACTTTCGCTCATCCCTGTTTTCCAGAATTCCAGTGCGATAACAAGGTGGTTGAGCTGCTGTCTGAGCGGTTCACATCTGGAGAGCTGGACATGCCCTTCCACGGCTTTGTGTCATGTGTCACCAGGCTCCGCAAGCTTTTtggtaacacacacaaacacacacttgtgtGTACATCTATCATCCATGTGTACTCTACTGTGCTAAGTTAGCGCATCCATTACTGTTATTGTGCACAACTAATGCAACTCAGTGCAATCAGGCATGTAGACacggtcaagatgacctgctgaaatccaaactgagcatcagaatgggggaAGATTTTTGCTGGTAGTGTATTTGAGAAACCGTTCATCTACCGAGAATTtccaaaaaaaaacacctctagggtttacagagaatggttcaaaaaagggaaaatatccagtgagcagcagttcccTGCGTGAAAATACCTTGTTAATATAAGAGGTAAGATGAAAATGGACAGAGTGCTTCAAAATGATAGAACAGTAActtaaataaccacttgttacaatgAGGGTATGCAGAGGAGCATTTCTGAATGGACAACATTCAgaaagcagaagaccacactgagaGCCCCTCTGTAAACTAAGGCTACAATTCTCACAGGCTCAACAAGGCTGGACAGAggtttggaaaaatgttgcctggccTAATGcatcttgatttctgctgcaacttTAAGATAGTATGGTCACAGTTTGGAGTAAACGACATGAAAGTATGGATCCATCCTGCATTATACAGGCTCTTGCTTATATATCAGAGCCACTGAGCCACGTTCTTCAATCACGATCACACTTTTTAGGCTGTAACGCCCAAACTCTGGATAAGCCCGTGagggttataaaaaaaacaccgAAAGCTCATTTTTGTAGGTTGGCTTTCACCCATTATTTTTGGCCTATTGCTCCTCTGCCTAATCAcacaagccaaggtgtgaaaacaggtgtcaatcagccaaggttttggTTGAACGCGCTGTGAGACCTTGCTCCACCTTACCACATGACTAACTCAGAACAAATGATCCAAGAtttgagtgggcattaaggcgtctgggaagggatgtcaaaactggattacaaatggcagacagttggtgttctAAGCCACCCCCTCTCTTCAAAAAGGGTCGTTCACTCCTCTTTCTGCTGATGGTTGCTTTTAGAAGGATAACACATCATGTCATAAAGCTCAAAtcatagagcacctttgggatgcaATGGcccaggagattcacatcatgtatgtgcagccgacaaatatgcagcaactgtgtgatgctatcatgtcaacatggaccaaaatttctgagaaatgtttccagcaccttgttgagtCCGggccataaaaaaattaaaggggTTGTCAAGGAAGAAGAGGTCCAACGTGGTAAAAGTaaagtgtacctaatgaagtgtccAGTAAAATAAGAATAtcttcttttttatatatatatcaagTGATGGTTCAATTAAGAAAAGCCCATTTTCCTTACAGTGTACCTCCACATGGCAATCATGCTTGTATAATGAAATAAGAGagattttttaataaattaaaaattaatgaattagttaaaaacaaaaagaaaacattaataaCAAGGTATCAGCTATCGTGCAAGATGCCCTGATGTAAGTAATGGTCTCAACTTGGCCGCCTCAGTGAAAACCGTCTGGCTCTGATGAGTCGAGTGTTGAGCTTCTGCAAATATATCACATGCGGTCATCTCCTCCCCTTTTCCCCCAGCTCTGTATGAATCTGAGACCAGCCAGGAGGTGAAAGACAGAGGGATCAACTCTGTGAGTATCAAACATGCTCGGTTATGCACTGACCCCGGACCTGAACAGGCTTTTCATTTTCTGCTCGTGTCAATCCACAGTGGCTGCTTCAGTTTCTGACAGTGTGACGGCGTTTCATGAAAAGCTGTTCCACACGGACCCCGATGAGCTACCGGAGAAATATGAGAGAAGCTGCTCTCGCTTGCTTGCTGTGCTGTTGTATTCTTGCATTCTTGCTTAACTGAGTAGTCCTACAATTTGTAATCAAATCCAGTTATGTTACTCCACATGTAATAAAAGCAGTTTTAGAACCGATATGTCCTCCGTGCTTTTGTCTTTTGCATCAAACAGCgacataaaatgttttaaaaagctcTCAGGTCTCTCTTTCCGAACATAAAAGTGTCAAAATGATTTTGAAATGCCAAAAGAAAATATGTTTCTAATTCTTACAATTGAATTAAATGGTACAGATGACTTCAATTACCCACatggtgaaaagaaaaacacacttcAACCCCAACACCTTACTCATCCACTCACACACAAGCGTACCCTGAGATATATGCActtattaacacacacacacacattcagagcgAGTACTGCCTGCCCCACCGAGGGTGTGAGGGTGATGTCTCAGCTACACGCACCATCTCTATTCTTATCACACTGACGCCACGTACAGCGTCAACACACATTCGCCCCCTCCTCCACTACGTTCCCTcactccctccatccatccctcACCCTTTCTCCACCCTCCTGTTCTCTCTAGTAAATGTCTGAGTCTCACAATctgcatcctcctcctcctgctggtaCATGCTGGctgctctcactctctctctctcaaacacacacacacacacacaggtgcgcacacacacatgcgcatgCAAGCGAGCAAATGTCCTTTCTACACATGCTGCTATTAATAGCCCCTGTACTCACACACCACCTCCTGTTCATCCTTAGGTGAGTACACACAGGTTGCCCTCGGCAACCGTCCATTTACATTGTGAtagagagaggaggagacaaaagcaagggagaggagagaggcAGACAGGAAGGACCCATAGAGAGTGGTTCTTATGATTGCTCTCTGTGTACGGCCTCTTCTTCACAAACACCTACTTTATtcggttatttatttattttcctgttttcaaaCCGTGTGGCTTCCTCTTATCTGAGTGTTTTTATCCTGGAGAGGGTCTATAAAACAAGcaacaagaaacaaaactgaTAGCGTGCAGCCAGGTTAGCAGCTTCTGGAGCCTGCAAAACGACATTGTGCTAACAGAAAGACGGTGTGTCATGTTGATGTTTTGCAGAAAAGTGAGAGAAAAACTTCATTTAGTTTGTAAAGAATGAACCAGGCAGAAGCTGATGGTTACTGAGTCCTTCAGCAGTACTGCATGTACCTGGGAATGGTTATATTTTTTGAGGTTTGGATTCTTATTTTCTATTATTTGCGTTTACTGTTTTGCGTATGAAAGCTTTGGCTTCCTGCTTTCAGTTTATTCTTCATGtgattaattcatttttattatattatattggtTTCCATCTTTGGTTATTCATACCACCCCAATTTTTCTTTGTATCATCTTAAATTTGAGTTTTCGTGTCCATTTTGTTTCCTGTTAAACTTTAATAGTTTTCTCTGGTGTCTTGTTGCAGTTTTGACTTCCTGTTTGTCTGACTCCCTCTTGTGATTAATCCCAACTCTGTCCCCGGCAGTCTCTGTCTTAGCGTCTGTCTGGCTCCCCTCATGTGCTGCATCGAGGTTAGATTTTCAGACTTTGCCTTCAGCCGAGTAAAAGTCTTGCTTCTTGTTATTTTGTCTACCTGAGTCCTGCATTCGGGTCCTCCTCACTTCACAGTTCATGACAAATTTCCTCTTAACTCTCATCCAGGATTTGTGATATTTACTAAAGGACCACTTTACTCTCTCATATTGAACTGAGCCTCAATAAAGTCTAGGGTCGCAGACCTCTTCCTTTCTTTgtgtaacaggtggaggagcACACCTGTAGGCACTCGGTTAATTGTTTAAAAGGCTTAGTTAGCTAATATTAGCTCTTGTGTACAGCAGATAAGCATATACTTTTAGGTGTGGTTTTGGGC
The window above is part of the Pelmatolapia mariae isolate MD_Pm_ZW linkage group LG14, Pm_UMD_F_2, whole genome shotgun sequence genome. Proteins encoded here:
- the capn12 gene encoding calpain-12, which produces MATNKEAPLGSTENPIKFKDQDFETLQEECLKSGVLFSDPTFPAEQKSIGTPEDPDPKKAIQWKRPKEISKNAAFVEDTTATTDICQGQLGDCWLLAALSCLTAHPSLFMKVVPPNQSLSDRYAGIFHFKFWQYGEWVEVVVDDRLPVREGRLLFSYSRTRNEFWSALVEKAYAKLIGSYGSLKGGNISEGMEDFTGGIARSLEISSRTPRVLWRSLAAALSRGSLLSCFIQAKSASDIGKVTGEGLIKGHAYAITDADKLTKPSDEILLLRLRNPWGFIEYCGPWSDKGKEWENVDPAEKERIEVKCVEDGEFWISAEDFSNLFDVVELCSVNPDSYDEESTPASWAITEHEGCWLPGSSAGGSRKYNKTFCKNPQYTLVLKEKDENEDEDDDDDVGDDGEDDDDEMEDQTVTPDLKKRPEKQKQKQKVKRCTVLVELLQKNRRQRDKLNFLYIAFHVYKVPSENTCLDRSFFMKNRPAGRSGKYKAQRGVWRKMRLDPGTYVIVVSTYRPNIPGEFFVRTFSKIGNTLETQDFACTSSFSQVMSAPVSSEDQDRVEMTFDKQAGLDDRLNVKDIMKLFNSVLEKDYHLPLETCRELIFGEDTKGRCALSREQAGTLLASVRNLQSIFSQFDEDSSGSMSRFELSSALQAVEFQCDNKVVELLSERFTSGELDMPFHGFVSCVTRLRKLFALYESETSQEVKDRGINSWLLQFLTV